A single genomic interval of Granulicella tundricola MP5ACTX9 harbors:
- a CDS encoding nucleotidyltransferase domain-containing protein, producing MSFDNFPPHFRLLLLAVRVPLTSADAERLRRIAANDIDWRAFLAAAHSHRLSPLALCGLQSAALSAVPDFVFRELQSSQQASAMRAVKITLETQRIVNHFAASGFTLICLKGITLSQTIYGDPYLRHSGDLDLLTEERDLPGQLLRMRELGYELVDPACAASPRRLRLYIRYQKDLSLCHVQSGRMVDLHWRLFNNRLHKANRLGMTAPINPGQSINASFRTLSRLDQFVYCAAHGSADAWVYFKGLADIAALLHVLSPEELTQALIRTATLGLLPQVSSAIHLAAEFMGARVQHPLLLSPGDSFHQAMRSKVIRNLERSAFTPRRHNPGLFAAMRIELQLTPGLRSMREVIRRYLWRPRIWSIVNLPDALLWLTPLLGLVIPPRVARAPSGPSPPAHDA from the coding sequence ATGTCCTTCGATAACTTTCCTCCTCATTTTCGTCTGCTTCTGCTCGCGGTTCGCGTTCCTCTGACTTCAGCGGACGCGGAACGGCTGCGCCGGATCGCTGCAAATGACATCGATTGGCGTGCATTTCTCGCAGCCGCTCATTCTCATCGCCTTAGCCCATTAGCCCTTTGCGGACTGCAGTCAGCCGCCCTGTCCGCAGTGCCGGACTTCGTCTTCCGTGAACTGCAATCCTCACAGCAGGCGAGCGCCATGCGCGCCGTAAAAATTACCCTTGAAACCCAGCGCATCGTCAATCACTTCGCTGCGTCCGGTTTCACGCTGATCTGCCTCAAAGGCATCACCCTTTCGCAGACCATCTATGGCGACCCCTACCTGCGGCACTCCGGTGATCTGGATCTCCTGACAGAGGAAAGAGACCTGCCCGGGCAGTTGCTGCGAATGCGAGAGCTCGGCTATGAACTCGTCGATCCTGCATGCGCAGCCAGCCCGCGACGCCTTCGCCTCTACATCCGTTATCAGAAGGATCTGAGCCTCTGTCACGTCCAGAGCGGGCGCATGGTCGACCTGCATTGGCGGCTCTTCAACAATCGTCTGCATAAGGCCAACCGCCTCGGTATGACCGCTCCCATTAACCCAGGGCAGTCCATCAACGCAAGTTTTAGAACACTGTCCAGGCTGGATCAGTTCGTCTATTGCGCCGCCCACGGAAGCGCTGACGCCTGGGTCTACTTCAAGGGGCTAGCTGACATCGCGGCCCTTCTGCATGTCCTGTCGCCTGAGGAACTGACGCAGGCGCTCATTCGTACCGCGACACTTGGTCTCCTGCCGCAGGTCAGTTCCGCCATCCATCTGGCTGCGGAGTTTATGGGAGCACGCGTGCAGCATCCGCTTCTGCTGAGCCCTGGTGATTCCTTCCACCAGGCCATGCGATCGAAGGTGATCCGCAATCTGGAAAGATCGGCATTCACTCCAAGAAGGCACAATCCTGGCCTCTTCGCCGCAATGCGCATTGAGCTTCAGCTCACGCCAGGATTGCGTTCGATGCGGGAGGTCATACGGCGTTACCTGTGGCGGCCAAGAATCTGGTCCATCGTGAATCTGCCGGATGCGCTTCTGTGGCTTACCCCATTACTCGGCCTCGTCATCCCACCCCGCGTTGCCCGTGCGCCATCTGGTCCATCGCCACCGGCGCACGACGCGTAA
- the cysC gene encoding adenylyl-sulfate kinase, which yields MLIWLTGLSGSGKSTLARQVFETLAAAGCRVELLDADEVRAQLSSGLGFSKSDREENVRRLGYVGGLLRAHGVIVLVAAMSPYRAGRDEIRKTAPSAFVEVFVDAPLAICEERDPIGLYRRFRAGEVHNLSGLDAPYEPPLNPEVHCHTAQQTIEESVADILKTVRPFLA from the coding sequence TTGCTGATCTGGCTCACCGGCCTCAGCGGCTCCGGCAAAAGCACGCTTGCCCGCCAGGTCTTTGAAACCCTCGCAGCGGCAGGCTGCCGTGTTGAGTTGCTTGATGCCGACGAAGTGCGCGCCCAACTCTCCTCCGGTCTTGGCTTCTCCAAATCCGATCGCGAGGAAAATGTGCGTCGTCTCGGTTACGTCGGCGGCCTGCTCCGCGCACACGGGGTCATCGTCCTGGTCGCCGCCATGTCGCCATACCGGGCCGGACGCGACGAGATTCGCAAGACAGCCCCATCGGCCTTCGTAGAGGTCTTCGTCGATGCCCCGCTCGCAATCTGCGAGGAGCGCGATCCCATCGGACTTTACCGCCGTTTTCGCGCGGGCGAGGTGCACAACCTCAGCGGCCTGGACGCGCCTTACGAGCCACCCCTGAACCCGGAGGTTCATTGTCATACCGCGCAGCAGACCATCGAAGAAAGCGTCGCCGACATTCTCAAGACCGTCAGGCCCTTCCTCGCCTGA
- a CDS encoding lasso peptide biosynthesis B2 protein — translation MPQRRRIGRMWHPARAEAVATVRLIEAWLALILARMGIVFLPYIADWAFRADPGQDAVKGSHPIPPYVFRRVRVAVDRAGRGLPWESKCLAKAFAAKMMLSRQGLHSTIHLGAGQRGGQLHAHAWLIADGTIVVGESGMDTVTPLI, via the coding sequence ATGCCTCAAAGACGCCGAATCGGCAGGATGTGGCATCCGGCCCGCGCAGAGGCGGTCGCAACCGTTCGGCTGATCGAAGCGTGGCTTGCCTTGATCCTTGCGCGGATGGGTATCGTCTTTCTGCCCTATATTGCTGACTGGGCGTTTCGTGCCGATCCTGGGCAGGACGCGGTCAAGGGCAGCCATCCCATTCCACCCTATGTCTTTCGACGAGTCCGGGTAGCCGTGGACCGTGCCGGACGTGGTTTGCCGTGGGAGAGTAAGTGTCTTGCCAAAGCATTCGCAGCCAAGATGATGCTCTCAAGGCAGGGATTGCACTCGACGATCCATTTGGGAGCAGGTCAACGCGGCGGCCAGCTTCATGCGCACGCGTGGCTGATTGCCGACGGGACGATTGTCGTCGGTGAGAGTGGCATGGATACTGTTACCCCGCTGATCTGA